ACTTGGCTGCCCTTGGTGCTCCTCTGCAGAAATTTATTGCCATCTCTGTGTTCCCTTATGGGCCTGGATGGGGATTTCCTATGGAGAGAAGGATTGCTACAGCAGAGGCAATGCCCATGAAAGACTGACTTCCAACCCCGGAGAGTCAGCCTCCTTtccacctactccaacaaggccacacctcctaatccttttcacAGCCATCTACGCTTCAGTGATTCAAGATTGACGTCTATGGGCACTAAGTTCTTATGGCTTAACGTCAGCAAGCTTCCCAACAGAGGCCAGTCAACACACGCAAATGCTGAGTTGTTTGTATCTCTCTAATTTCATATGCTTATCAGCTTAGATTTCTTATCTGTTTGCCTGTTTGTGGCTTGcccacttttcttttaaaaacatttacttgatgtgtatgtgtgcatgcctgagtgTGTCCATATGCCACGTgagtacagaagagggcatcgtatcttctggaactggagtcacggATGGCTGTTAGCCACCATATGTGTGTTTaggagctgaacctgggtcctctgcaaatcAGTAAGCACTATAAACCACtgtccatctctctagcccctttccatttttttctattgcagttgctatcttagtcactgttctgttgctatgaagaggcaccatgaccatggcaactcttacaagagaaagcacttaattgggagCTTGCCAACAGTTTCAGagcttagttcattatcatcatttctgggatcatggcagcaggcatggccGGCATTGTACTAAAGACATAGTTGAAAGCTACATTGTGACCTGCAGGCTGAAAGCgagagacactgggccttggtgtgggcttctgaaacaccaaagcccacccccagtgacacagttcctccaacaaggccacacctcctatccttctcaaatagtgccactccttggtgactaagcattcaaatatatgagcatatgggggccattcttagtCAAACCACCATAGTTACCAAGGGTTTTTTCTTACTGTTCTGTAAGAATTTTGTGTATAGTCTAAAGCAGGGTTTCTCCacttgtgggtcacaacccctttggggatcaCATGGCCCTCCTcagaggtcacctaagatcattggaaaacacagatatttacattgcaattcataacagtagcaaaattacagtaatgaaaaagcaatgaaaacaattttatgcttgggggtcaccacaaccatATTTAGGGATCCCATTGTGTGGGGCTAAACGACACCTAGAAACTACAAACCTGAACTTGGCTAATAGTTAGGGCTCAGAGACAGCTGATAGCCAAAGGGTCCCGACAAAAGCCAGAGAAGCCTGGGACTCTTCTCAGGACCAGAGGTCCTGCCCTACAGGAATGCGGTCCTACCAAGGCACCTGAGGGGAGAGGCAGCAGTACCATGGGAGAGATGAGGAGAAGTGGTTGGTTCTCTCACTTCAGCCTTGCTGAGTTCTCTGGTCTTTCAGGGACAAGCAACAGTAATGATGGTCTGGGAAGACCCTGAGAAACAGGCCCTACTCTCCACGCTGGGGCATTCTTCTTGTTACATGTGTGTTGGCTGTAGTGAATCAACATGACCAGCACACTCTGGGGCATCAATGTAGAGTCTTGGCTATAGATGTGACTGTTCAAGGCCTGGGTAGTGTGTTGGTCAGCACCCAGTCGCAGAAGCTACAGATGAGGGTGGGTCCATCCACTGGGAACTCTACCACCTTCTGTTGACAACTGGCCTTCAGTTTTAGGGTAGAGTTTGGCCTGCAGGACGAGGGTGCCCAAGATGAGTAGTTCTTTCGCCCCTAGTTATACCCTCACCCCAtgataaacatttgttttattttatttattatgtatacagtgttctgtctgcatgcttgCCTACataccaaaagagggcatcagatctcattgtggatggttatgaaccaccatgaggttactgggaattgaactcgggaccttttgaagagcagtcaatgctcttaacctctgagtcatctctccagctcccatgatAAACATTTGAAGATGCCCACAGATAGGTAGACTGGGGTGTCTTAAGATCTAGCTTGGCTTCCTAGCCCACAAGACTTGATCTTTTACTCAAGAGGCTATTAGGCTCCTGGCAGGCTTCTCTGAAGGTTACCGGTAAGGTTAGACTCTGACAAATGTGAGCTCAGAAGGACATCTGCTAAAGAGGGCATTTTGGGAACAGGGCAGGTGTGTGGTCTTTCTAGTCTTATGTGACTGCCCTCTGGGTATAACCAAGTCTTATTTGCATGTTTCTCATCAGTGACAATGCGCTGGTGTGTGCTCTTCTCTTGACTGTATTTTGAAAACACTAAACTAACCATACGACATCTGACTTCTGCAATATAGGCCTGGGTGGGTGGGGAAACACTGTAGAAATCTGTAACAAGATGTGGGAGGGGAAATAGCTGAACAACACACCTGTGCATACAGTTGTGGAAGGGATCCtttgtaatgagtctttctctgtcctaccagacactcccaaataatcacacggAGATATATTATCAATTACGAAAGCCTGGCCCATTGCTTAGGCtagttcctaactagttcttataacttaaattaacccatttctgctAACTTAagtgctgccatgtggctcatggatTGTTACCTCTTTTCCTacacatcttgcttcctctccGTTTGGCTAGTGACCCCTgcatctctgtctttcttcttcttcttcttcttcttcttcttcttcttcttcttcttcttcttcttcttcttcttcttcttcttcttcttcttcttcttcttcttcccagtatccTCTGTACCTgtaaatcctgcctagctattggctgtttagctttttagtAAACCAATAGcaatgacacatcttcactgTGGAAAAAAAGATAATTGCACAACGATCCTTTGTTATTTAGTTTATAATGTAAGCTTTTTAGAGAAGCATAGTATCAATACAGAGAAGTACGCAGCTTAGTGACTGCCCCCTAAATTGCCTGTGTATTCAGCATCTAATCAGGAAATGGAATTTTATTAGAATCCCAGAAATAACGTCAGGATTCCTCTAAAAGGGAGAGAAATTGATCAATTCAgtatttagttgttttttttatttggaacATTGAGCATGGAGACATAGATGGATGGCTGAACATGTCAGGGAAGTCAGGGGTCAAGCTTAGTTAGACCTTAAGAATCTTGTAATACCACGTCATGAAGAGGCCATCCCTCCCCATTGCTCTGTCATCATGGAATCAAACCTTCGACAAATGAGCTTTGGGTGACATAGGAGATTTAGACCATATCAAATTAGATCAGAAAGCTTTCACCTCAGGCActctgtggtttgtgtgtgtgtggtgtgtgtgtggtgtgtgtggtgtgtttgtgtgtggtatgtggtgtgtttgtgtgtggtgtgtttgtgtatgtgtgtggtgtgtttgcgtggtgtgtgtgtggtatatttgtgtgtagtgtgtgtgtggtgtatttgtgtgtgtagtgtatttgtgtgtgtgtgtgtggtgtgtgtggtgtttgtgtggtgtttgtgtggtgtgtgtgtgagtgtggtgtgtgatgtgtgtgtgtggtgtgtgtgtgtggtatatttgtgtgtagtgtgtgtgtggtgtatttgtgtgtgtgtatgtgtggtgtgtttgtgtgtgtggtgtgtctgtgtgtagtgtgtgtgtggtgtatgtgtggtgtgtttgtgtgtgtgttgtgtttgtgtgtgtggtgtgtggtgtgtgtggtgtgtttctgtgtgctgtgtgtgtgtggtgtatgtgtggtgtgtgtttgtgtgtgtgatgtgtggtgtgtgtgtagtgtgtttgtgtgtgtggtttgtgtgtgtgtgtggtatatttgtgtgtagtgtgtgtgtgtggtgtatgtgtggtgtgtgtgtgtggtgtgtttgtgtgtgtgatgtgtggtgtgtggtgtgtggtgtgtgtgtgtggtatatttgtgtgtactgtgtgtgtgtgatgtgtgtgtgtgtgtgtgtgtggtgtgtttgtgtgtgtgatgtgtggtgtgtggtgtgtgtgtgtggtatatttgtgtgtactgtgtgtgtgtgttgtgtgtgtgtgtgtggtatatttgtgtgtactgtgtgtgtgtgttgtgtgtgtgtgtgtgtgtggtgtgtttgtgtgtgtgatgtgtggtgtgtggtgtgtggtgtgtgtgtgtggtatatttgtgtgtactgtgtgtgtgtgtgtgtggtgtgtgtgtgtgtgtggtatatttgtgtgtactgtgtgtgtgtgtgtgtgtggtatatttgtgtgtactgtgtgtgtgtgtgtgtatgatgtgtgtgtgtgggtgtgtgtgtatgatgtgtggtgtgtgtgtgtgtgcttctgtgtgtgtgtgtgtgtgtggtatatttgtgtgtactgtgtgtgtgtgtgtgtatgatgtgtggtgtgtgtgtgtgttttctcttcttcAGCTCTAGGGGTCACACTCAGAGCCCTGCAGCACTGTTGGCTAGTTCTCAACCACTCCCCAGTATTTGCAGCCTCGAGAACTTCTTTAAAACAGAGCTTTCTGCCCCTCAGTGTTGAGCTCCTGCACTGACCTGAGGTAACTCTCACATTAGGGTTGGGATCAATCTGCTCACATAAGCAGGCAGGCTCACAGTCAGCAACCGCTCCGCAGCTtcagtgggtgggtgagtggcCCTCGTCATGGTCATCAGTAGAATCATGGGGGTCTTATTCTtcccttttcactttttaataGTTTTGGTAAATCTCTACAGACATAACATATGTCCCTCAAACCATTCTAGGCAAACAGTTAATGGCAGAAAGTACATTCACATTGTTGGGTACCCATCACTACCCTGTATCTCCATATGCCTTCATATTCCCGGGGAAACTCCACACTTATCAAGCAATGATGTTaccttagggtttctactgctgtgaagagacaccatgaccatggcaactcttataaagaaaacaagtaactgagctggcagctcacagttcagaggttcagttcattatcatcatggcagggatgatggcagtgttcaggcagacacggtgctgacTACATCTTGATcaaaaagcaacaggaagtcaattgCAACACTTGGAGAAGTTttagaactcaaagcccacccccacagtgacacgctTCTTCCAAACAAGGACAttcctcctaatattgccactccctttggggaccattttctttgaACCACCACAGAGGCCTATCCCCATCTTCCCCAAGCTCCTGGTGACCAACATTCTATTTTTTGCCTCTAAGAATTTTTCTGATTTAGGGATCCTTCATAGGAAGAACCACAAGTTAGGCATTGTGGTTCAAGTCTGCAATCCTAACTCTTTGgcggctgagacaggaggatctctgtgagttcaagaccagcctgggctacatagtaaattcctcACAAGCCTGTGCTATAGTGTGAGACCCCTCctcaagaaaaataattgagctgggcagtggcggcgcacgccattaatcccagcactcaggaggcagaggcaggtggatctctgtgagttcaaggccgcctggtctacaaagtgagttccaggatagtcagggctacatagagaaaccctgtcccaaaaagcaAGCAAATTGAAATCCTATGGAAGTTATCCTTTTGTGTCTTTAGGAGAAGTCCAAAAGCATAAATACTTAAATCTAATCCCAGGCCAATTAAATGAGAATTTTGGAGGGTGAATCCTGAGCACTGGAGGTATTACTAAAGACTCACGTGATTCTAATGGTCATCCAAGGAAAAAAGTGATTTGAGTCCGACTTACTTCCGTGAGTCCCTCCCTATCACAAACATAACCCAGCACCTGTTAACAGGTCTCCcgccacgtgtgtgtgtgtttgttatagCAACACAGCTGTGATTTGACCTCACTGTCTCTCCCAGGCCTGTGGTTTGGACGCTCACTCTCTGCTTGCTACCTTAGGAGACTGTGGATCCTCTAAGAGGTTTGCTTGGCTGGGAAAAGTAGGGGACAGGCCATGAAGCTCACCGTAATGTGAACAGCCTCTGCCACACTCCTGCGGCTGAGATCTGAGCTGTTGACTCAGCCCTGTTCCCCtaccacagtgggctgagccttcTGAAACCTAGAAGCAAAATAAATCTGGCCTCCCTTAAGACATGCCTGTCAGAAACGATGAAAGAGCGATTTGAAAGTAAATCATATGAACAGCTCCATGGTAGCAAAACTCTGTCTTCCTCAGCATGAGATTCGATAATAAAGCGACATGGAATGGGTCTTAAACAAAAGGGGTCCCTTGTCATAAAGTCATTCATGGATTTAActatgtgtgcacctgtgtgggaGTGCCCTAgaggaccagaagagggtgtcagatctcctgagcTGAAACTGCCATTGCCCTTACCGGCTGTTATGAACTGCCCCGGGTGGGTGTTAGggaccgaactcaggtcctcttcactgagccatttctcctgtctGCCTGCTGAGGGATTTAAATGAGAGAAATAGTTACACTATGCCTGGCATCGGCCGACAGTAGCAGAGGCTGTCTGCCACTCCTCTGTGAAAGCCCCTTTCCTCTCTCGTGGGGCTTAATGGAAGGAAGGGCAAGCCAGGTCTGCCGTGGTGGCCCTGTGGTACAGAAGCTGAACTCTTAGCCCAGCACACTTCAGTCAGGAACGTTCTGTGATGACTGAAACCCACATCACTCAGAGGCTCCACCCTGGGAGTGGCTCAGACATCGGTGATGAGGAGATTCTTACATGTGGGTGGCAGGGCCAGGCTGCTGGAAGCCCTGGGAACCTCTTGTGAGGCTTTTGGCAAAAGTCAGTGAAGGTGTGTGTGCCTCAGCTGCTGGCTCTTGTCCTGTCAGACTCAACACACACAAACGCCATGGGAACCCTTGAGGGACACCTGATGCCAGGAGTGGGCTTCCTTCTCTACTCATTGTACTACTCGGTGCTAACATCCTTGGCCCTGCTACGGGAGCAGAAGGTCCTCAAGCACCCCATGCTCCCGAGGAAGTTGTGCGGGCACAGGCTGTTGCCGCAGGTATCGTATGAAGCATTGATAAAGGTGCTTATGGGCACCTTAACCGTTGTTTGTGAGTTGTTCTACCCCCCAGGGGAAAATCGTCTGCAGATGATAGATTGGAAGGACCCTCGGCGGCCATTTATTTTCAAAGACAACTGGCAGCATGTTACCATGTTTGGGTTCTTTGCTTTCAGTGGTGTGGTGGACTTGGTGAGCCAGTCACGGCTGGTGAGAAGCTGGGGTGAGAAGCTGGAACACGCAGCCGAAGCGCTGGCTTTCTATGTCCTGGTAGTGTTGATGGCAACCCACACCGAGAACAAAAGCTCCCTAGAGATCCGAGTGCATCTTCTGTTAATGGTGCCGTCCTTTTTGCTTGCTCTGGTGACCACTGTGGAGGTCTGGCTCCCCAACCATCCCCCAATCTGGATCCTCAAGTGTTTGCTGGGGCTGGTGTTCAGCAACTGGTTGTTTCAGATCTGTGAGATGTATGTGCCGCTCACTGGACAACCCTGGCGGTCAGACAGCCCTGCAGACCGTGCTTTCCTAAGCGTCTTCTTCTGCTGGTACATAGCCTTTTCGATTGCCTTGTTCATTGCCGTCTATGGCCTCTGCAGCCTCTGGCACTGTCACTACTCTTCATGGAAAAAGACTCCTGGGGCTAGGTACCAGCGGTGCCGGATAGAATCCAGCTGTGAAGAACTAGAAAAGCTCAAGGCAGAAGCCCTGCTGCAGGATGGAGTTGTGTAGAAACAGAAGCTGTCTGGAGTTCTATATGCACAACCTGGAATCCACAGCATAGCTTCCTTCCCCAGGAATAGCTTCCTCTCCCTAAATAAAACTTCTAGCTCCAAAGATGACTTCTTGGTTGTCACTTTGTTCCATCCAGGTCAGTGTCTTACCTGTTTCCTTATCTATATGGTTTCTGGTCATTCGAATGCAAAGATCAAAGCAGCGCTTTCCTGTGATAGCTTTGGGTAGCTTTtcttatagaagaaaagaaacttaaactGAGTGTATCCACTGACTACTGAGAAGGGATTGGTCACATTGACGAGGAGTCAGGTAGTTTACCAATGGCTCAGGTCAGGAGAAGAGTCTGGGGAGGGATTCTTGAAAGTGGTTGTAATAAGGtgattaaaacataattttagagctggtgagatggctcagtgggtagagtcaCCTGCCACAAACCTGAGGACCTGGGGTTTATTCCTGGGTTGCACAGTATAGAAGGGGAGACACGACactcaaaagttgttctctgacaatTCGGTGgcacacatgccaccacacacacactaaaaataataagatGTAATTAAAATGTTGAAGCAAATTTAAGAGCTGGGGATGTATCTGACAGGTAAATTGTGGGCCTGGTGTGCCTGGGGCCCTGGATTCAGTCTCTGGCCATGCAaaatcaaaaaagcaaacaaaataatttgaaatgacTTGGTTTTGGCTGTGATACAAATCAACTTGTTCCAACTCCACCAGAAATTCTGTTGTGCATATTATACCCTGTGTGAGTGCTTCTGGGgagaaactgaaggaaaaattGGATCTTACTTGAGAATGGGAGTGGGGGAGAAAAAGCTGTGGAGGGTGGGTGGGTACCAATGATCTCTGTGGCCATTTCCAAATGAGATGCAGGCACCCAACATCTGAAGTCTGAAGAAATGCCAGGATAAGAGGGGGTGGTAGGCAGGCATGTGGAGAAAGGATAATGGAGAGAAGTGGCCACCATGAAGCTGTTGCACCTACTGTCTCCATCCAGCTGGGAATGCTCTCCTTGAAGGACTAAAAGCTTCTAGAAGCACAGAGGTTTGTAGATAACAGACAAgaaagccatttttaaatgccacAGGCACCCTGAAAAGAAGCAGTGATATGCAGAGCATGGACGGTGGTATCCGGAGAGCCGCAGAGAGGGGGACTGATGCTAGCAGAGGGGCCTGTCCCCCTGAAACAGCAGGACCCAGGCctcccgccccacccccaccccaaaccttCTCTCTCCAGCGTAGCAGTAACCAACCCAAGCACAAACCGTTTTCTACCCCCAAATCCCAGAGTCAGAACCTGATTCTGAGACTAAGAAAACTTAAGCTTTGAAGCTCCTTGTGTTATACAGCATGTTCCTGAGCCTGGGGCAGTGTTCATATTATCACTGATAATTTGCCTATCACGGAACATTCACCAAAGCGaggatttcaatttttttttctctctgaaaacTGTTCTCTAAGGTGCATAAGCTTTGTGCTCCCCAGAACCTGGCTCCACCTCTCCTACAGACATAACACCGGTGTGCTGTCAGGACATGTCAGAAGAACCCATCTCTTCTGGATTGACAGCACATTCTTTCTGAGAGGGTAGTGTTAAAACTTGTCCATATGCAGCCAGAAAGTAAAAGCATAGGATGTGGATTGTGTTACACACAAGTTGAGGGTCACTTGCTCATTCTTGAGTTCCTAAGTTTTGTACAAATAGAGATCTCTCAGGGGGCTTCAGTCTTTTCTAGGACCTTCTATGGTATGGCTGCATGAATGAAGCCTGTGCTCTCTGTAAAGGGCGATCTTCTCCTTCAAGTGCTGTTTTAAATGTTAATCACACACTGAAAAATACCATGGCAGTAACATCTACAAGAATATGTGACCAAACAACTGGATAATACGGCCCAGCCTAGGTGACAGAAAACCAACTGTCAGACCCAGCATACCAGAGCATCACCATTCACTTGGAcatgatttcttatatttttggttgtaagcctagcctttaatggctgagccatctctccagcccggacaTGATTTCTATTAGCTTAtcatttttggagatttttttcaaaataacaatactaatttcattttagaaaaattttatcATTAAGGATCTGATTAGTGTGTTAATATACATGTAATCTGTCCTGAACTTTGGTTCCAAGCTTCATTTAGTGGAGGAAGGGTTTATAGATAGAGGACAGTTACCTTTCTGCGTGATTTCTTgacactgggtttctctgtgtaacaggcttggctgtcctggaactcactccaacCCACagagttcacctgcctctgcctcctgaatgttgtgattaaaggtgtgtgccaccatgcctggctggtgACAGCTACCTTTAAAGACCAAAAATGTCcaagggattttttaaaattatcaatgtgtagggctggagagatggctcagtggttaatagcactgagTACTCTTCCagcaggacctgggttcaaatcccagcatccacatggcagtttaaaa
This genomic stretch from Cricetulus griseus strain 17A/GY chromosome 4, alternate assembly CriGri-PICRH-1.0, whole genome shotgun sequence harbors:
- the LOC100750611 gene encoding transmembrane epididymal protein 1A; protein product: MGTLEGHLMPGVGFLLYSLYYSVLTSLALLREQKVLKHPMLPRKLCGHRLLPQVSYEALIKVLMGTLTVVCELFYPPGENRLQMIDWKDPRRPFIFKDNWQHVTMFGFFAFSGVVDLVSQSRLVRSWGEKLEHAAEALAFYVLVVLMATHTENKSSLEIRVHLLLMVPSFLLALVTTVEVWLPNHPPIWILKCLLGLVFSNWLFQICEMYVPLTGQPWRSDSPADRAFLSVFFCWYIAFSIALFIAVYGLCSLWHCHYSSWKKTPGARYQRCRIESSCEELEKLKAEALLQDGVV